The following coding sequences are from one Syngnathus acus chromosome 12, fSynAcu1.2, whole genome shotgun sequence window:
- the niban2a gene encoding protein Niban 2a, with product MGDVVSSHLDEGKREMITVKTGDVMRQFSEVYKQQYTVALFNCVRYEIEGGGGPQSQLLHRKDPLAGRSIFSGNLFQYLEENRKWRNRFVSVPNNYSINLYESKSAHERSLHPKVTINCAGYKALTSIEDYIELIDTSLPDVKAKLGSSPFIRCATQFPLILWHPYARHHYFCVMTEKEQQKWHAVLQDCVRHCNNGLPEDCTVQTPAFTDSVRLHRQAKGHYGTWDMMCGTPPQILANLVMEGLHPELRNAIGPRLKGKMQQRQRDWMFISDAVYRQVLAQTTNEYDTLLVTCNAQKVQLDTRLRTDMDQVITSKEHVSSKIRALVLPKAESLLKRSVQPYINSILEALMEPTSRGFAEVRDVFFREVVDISKNLLNGGDKERLGEHMERLSMLAFHPVKMKSCYDNVEELNLEGLQQRFEVSSPSVFVSRAQILMREQMDNAVHTFEQLLQQSLAGQGENDMCKIIQGCQDRVLKKYDYDSSTVRKKFFREALLQIIIPYMLQQLAPSCAPELPRFKELIFADFSPFLLVENIFEEVVLQSVTKDIMMAVKEAAVQRRHNLYRDSIVMTNSDPDLHALGENPPVDWATKFGNGQPEVSLSGSGDFEGDSGKRRKQVVSMIQLDGVPLPYESCLEVPGVELIPEEDTVQSNDTEEQAQGNECKEPKSPDSVEEIRDLINPVMEVVLPEEAKSDVSNRSVPTLSSITLEDGVHGEMSQVTPLVEDVPLESPQEKKSPQSMLQQLVGNTKQEDDKEEAAIKSAINEIELAVQEGDGEQTTEVCAAKADLSPQPPLATDSTPNDHPQSVKDSPKSQDSLIEPVEVDIVLAAEEHPSATLTL from the exons ATGGGGGACGTGGTTTCCTCTCACCTGGATGAAGGCAAGCGGGAGATGATTACAG TGAAGACTGGAGATGTGATGAGACAGTTCAGTGAAGTCTATAAGCAACAGTACACCGTCGCTCTCTTCAACTGCGTCCGCTACGAGATAGAAGGAGGTGGTGGGCCTCAATCACAGTTGCTCCACAGAAAG gatcCTTTGGCTGGCCGTTCAATCTTTTCAGGGAATTTGTTCCAGTACCTAGAGGAGAATCGCAAATGGAGAAATCGTTTTGTATCAGTGCCGAACAACTATAGCATCAACCTATATGAGAGCAAATCA GCACATGAGCGGAGTCTACATCCCAAAGTAACCATCAACTGTGCTGGCTACAAGGCCCTGACCTCCATTGAGGATTACATTGAACTGATTGACACCAGCCTTCCAG ATGTCAAAGCCAAATTGGGCAGCAGTCCTTTTATCAGGTGTGCAACACAGTTCCCACTCATCCTATGGCACCCGTACGCCCGCCATCATTACTTCTGTGTAATGACTGAGAAGGAGCAGCAGAAGTGGCATGCCGTCTTGCAAGATTGCGTCCGGCACTGTAACAATG GTCTCCCCGAGGACTGCACTGTTCAGACGCCAGCCTTCACTGACAGTGTGAGACTTCATAGACAAGCCAAAGGACATTATGGGACCTGGGACATGATGTGTGGAACTCCTCCACAG ATTCTGGCAAACCTAGTGATGGAAGGTCTCCATCCTGAACTGAGAAATGCAATTGGTCCTCGTCTGAAAGGAAAGATGCAACAAAGGCAGAGAGATTGGATGTTT ATCTCTGATGCAGTTTACAGGCAAGTTTTGGCCCAGACCACCAATGAGTATGATACTCTTCTTGTCACCTGTAATGCTCAGAAGGTTCAGCTGGACACCAGGCTGAGAACTGACATGGACCAGGTCATAACATCTAAAGAACATGTCAGCAGTAAGATTCGAG CCCTGGTGTTACCCAAAGCTGAGTCTCTCCTGAAAAGGAGTGTCCAACCTTACATCAACTCCATCTTAGAGGCCCTAATGGAGCCTACCAGCCGAGGGTTTGCTGAGGTCAGGGATGTTTTCTTCAGGGAGGTGGTGGATATCAGCAAGAACTTGTTAAATGGAGgagacaaagaaagactgggaGAG CATATGGAGAGGCTCTCTATGCTTGCCTTCCACCCAGTCAAAATGAAGAGTTGCTATGACAACGTGGAGGAGCTAAACCTGGAGGGACTACAGCAAAGGTTCGAAGTGTCGAGCCCGTCTGTGTTTGTCAGCAGGGCTCAAATCCTCATGAGGGAG CAAATGGACAATGCAGTACACACCTTTGAGCAGCTGCTGCAACAGTCTTTAGCTGGCCAGGGAGAAAATGACATGTGCAAAATCATCCAAGGGTGTCAGGACAGGGTGCTCAAG AAGTATGATTACGACAGCAGCACAGTACGCAAGAAGTTCTTCAGAGAGGCTCTGCTCCAGATCATAATCCCCTACATGCTGCAGCAGCTCGCACCGTCTTGCGCTCCC GAGCTTCCACGTTTTAAAGAGCTCATCTTTGCGGATTTCTCCCCTTTCCTTCTTgtggaaaatatatttgaggAGGTGGTGCTGCAGTCTGTCACGAAGGACATAATGATGG CTGTGAAGGAggctgctgtccagaggaggCACAATCTCTACAGGGACAGTATTGTAATGACCAACAGTGACCCTGACCTCCACGCTCTTGGCGAAAATCCTCCAGTGGACTGGGCCACCAAATTTGGCAACGGTCAACCAGAGGTTTCTCTAAGTGGTAGTGGTGATTTTGAAGGAGATTCCGGAAAAAGACGCAAGCAAGTCGTGTCCATGATCCAGCTCGATGGAGTACCTCTACCATATGAGTCCTGTTTGGAAGTTCCAGGGGTGGAGCTTATCCCCGAAGAAGATACCGTACAGTCCAATGATACAGAGGAGCAGGCGCAGGGCAATGAGTGCAAGGAGCCAAAATCTCCAGATAGTGTGGAGGAAATCAGAGATCTGATCAATCCAGTGATGGAAGTGGTACTACCAGAAGAAGCCAAAAGCGACGTGTCCAACAGGTCAGTACCAACATTGAGCTCCATCACACTGGAGGATGGAGTGCATGGGGAGATGAGCCAAGTCACTCCTTTAGTGGAGGATGTCCCCTTAGAATCTCCACAAGAGAAGAAATCACCACAGTCAATGCTCCAGCAGTTGGTAGGAAACACGAAACAGGAAGACGATAAGGAGGAAGCGGCGATTAAGAGTGCTATTAACGAAATAGAATTAGCAGTACAGGAAGGTGACGGCGAACAAACTACGGAGGTTTGCGCAGCTAAAGCTGATCTGTCACCACAGCCACCATTGGCCACTGACTCCACTCCAAACGATCATCCTCAGTCTGTCAAAGATAGCCCAAAAAGCCAGGACAGTCTCATCGAACCTGTAGAAGTGGATATAGTTTTAGCGGCGGAAGAACACCCATCCGCAACACTCACTTTGTGA